One genomic window of alpha proteobacterium U9-1i includes the following:
- a CDS encoding flagellar biosynthesis protein FliL codes for MAGKPKKEKKKKGDAPEADAEATSAPEGAEGGEGAEGEGAPKKKKLSGKNLILFIVLPAILVLGAGGGAAYMLLFKGGGAEQHAEADAGGGHGKAKGGGGHGEEAAGEAVPGPNGTMITYGEGVVFVELPEMLVNITAADGRPAYLKLKLTIEAPDEAVVTALGEQVPRVTDQFNGFLRELRTDDLSGSAGAYRLRLELLRRVNLVLAPQQINAVLIEEMLVQ; via the coding sequence ATGGCCGGAAAACCGAAGAAAGAGAAAAAGAAGAAGGGCGATGCGCCCGAGGCTGACGCCGAAGCCACGTCCGCGCCGGAAGGCGCAGAGGGCGGCGAAGGCGCGGAAGGCGAAGGTGCGCCGAAGAAGAAAAAGCTCTCCGGCAAGAACCTCATCCTCTTCATCGTGCTGCCGGCGATCCTCGTGCTCGGCGCGGGTGGCGGCGCGGCTTACATGCTGCTGTTCAAAGGCGGCGGCGCCGAACAACACGCCGAAGCTGATGCGGGCGGCGGCCACGGCAAAGCCAAAGGCGGCGGAGGCCACGGCGAGGAAGCGGCGGGCGAAGCCGTGCCCGGCCCCAATGGCACGATGATCACCTATGGCGAAGGCGTAGTGTTCGTCGAGCTGCCGGAAATGTTGGTGAACATCACCGCGGCGGACGGGCGCCCGGCTTATCTGAAGCTGAAGCTCACCATTGAAGCGCCGGACGAAGCGGTGGTGACGGCGCTTGGCGAGCAGGTGCCGCGTGTGACCGACCAGTTCAACGGTTTCCTACGCGAATTGCGCACCGACGATTTGTCCGGCTCGGCCGGCGCCTATCGCTTGCGGCTGGAATTGCTGCGGCGCGTGAACCTTGTGCTTGCGCCACAGCAGATCAACGCCGTGCTGATCGAAGAAATGCTGGTGCAATAG
- a CDS encoding flagellar trans-acting factor FliX produces MPGMKIENARGVGSAGGAKKSGQTAAPGFAPATDAPQRTAAATSAQSVAGLDTILALQAETLDPDRRRRQVRRGTAALDALEDLQRGLATGRAPGRLKAELERLRRGGEMTGEAGLDSALLEIDTRLAVELAKLEMSLGVA; encoded by the coding sequence GTGCCGGGCATGAAGATCGAAAACGCGCGCGGCGTAGGATCGGCGGGTGGGGCGAAGAAGTCCGGCCAGACCGCCGCGCCAGGTTTTGCGCCCGCAACCGATGCGCCACAGCGCACTGCAGCGGCGACATCGGCTCAGTCGGTGGCTGGGCTTGATACGATTTTAGCGCTGCAGGCCGAAACGCTCGATCCCGACCGCCGCCGCCGTCAGGTGAGGCGGGGCACGGCCGCGCTCGATGCGCTCGAGGATTTGCAGCGCGGACTGGCCACGGGCCGGGCGCCCGGACGGCTCAAAGCTGAGCTGGAACGGCTTCGCAGAGGCGGGGAAATGACCGGGGAAGCCGGCCTCGACTCGGCGCTCCTGGAGATCGACACGCGCCTGGCGGTTGAGCTTGCGAAGCTGGAGATGTCGCTCGGGGTAGCCTGA
- a CDS encoding long-chain-fatty-acid--CoA ligase has translation MPASVAPEEFDLLHSLGDVVRHHARVRGHIVAQDFEGRRTTYAELDRRSNKIANALIAAGVKPGECVAYLGKNSDLYFELVLGVSKAGAVIAPIGWRLAPGEVAHIINDSQSKLLFAESWTLDCAGKALAEVGHPVSIIAMDAGEHDHPVFEAWRFKQSEADPRVAIDGDATALLLYTSGTTGRPKGVMLSSANLLRSRADLARARMGWNEWEVGDVNLVAMPCAHIGGTGWGLVGFINAVTNVVTREFIPDQVLDVVVKHGVAKMFLVPAALQFMVRWPQARSADFSKLKTVLYGASPIPLALLRECMEVFGCDFCQQYGLTETTGTISYLPPSDHDPNGNDRMRSAGIPMPGVEMRILDKNGAVLGPGEIGEVSTRSAANMRGYWRNAEATASSVDGDGWFRTGDAGYLDADGYLFIQDRIKDMIVSGAENVYPAEVENAIHGHPDVAEVAVIGVPDEKWGEAVKAIVVPKPGAARDPESIIAHARDRIAHYKAPKSVDFREAPLPRNPSGKILRRELREPYWAGRERRVN, from the coding sequence ATGCCTGCATCCGTTGCACCGGAAGAATTCGACCTGCTGCACAGCTTGGGCGATGTCGTGCGTCACCATGCGCGCGTGCGCGGGCACATCGTGGCGCAGGATTTTGAAGGCCGGCGGACGACGTATGCGGAGCTTGACCGCCGCAGCAATAAGATCGCCAACGCCTTGATCGCCGCGGGCGTCAAGCCTGGCGAGTGCGTCGCGTACCTCGGCAAGAACAGCGACCTTTATTTCGAACTGGTGCTGGGCGTCTCGAAGGCGGGCGCAGTGATTGCGCCGATCGGGTGGCGGCTGGCGCCGGGCGAGGTGGCGCACATCATCAACGATTCCCAGTCGAAGCTGTTGTTTGCCGAAAGTTGGACGCTCGATTGCGCTGGCAAGGCGCTGGCGGAGGTCGGGCATCCGGTTTCCATCATCGCGATGGATGCGGGCGAGCATGATCATCCGGTGTTTGAGGCTTGGCGTTTCAAGCAATCGGAAGCCGATCCGCGTGTGGCGATCGACGGCGATGCGACGGCGCTGTTGCTTTACACGTCGGGCACGACGGGGCGTCCGAAGGGTGTGATGCTGTCGAGCGCGAATCTGCTGCGGTCGCGTGCGGATTTGGCGCGCGCGCGGATGGGCTGGAACGAGTGGGAGGTTGGCGACGTCAATCTCGTCGCCATGCCATGCGCGCACATTGGCGGGACGGGGTGGGGATTGGTGGGGTTCATCAACGCCGTCACCAATGTGGTGACGCGCGAATTCATCCCCGATCAGGTGCTCGACGTGGTGGTGAAGCACGGCGTCGCAAAAATGTTTCTGGTGCCGGCGGCGCTGCAATTCATGGTGCGCTGGCCGCAAGCGCGCAGCGCGGACTTTTCAAAGCTCAAGACGGTGCTTTACGGCGCATCGCCCATTCCGCTCGCGCTGCTGCGCGAGTGCATGGAGGTGTTTGGTTGCGATTTCTGCCAGCAATACGGGCTGACGGAGACAACCGGCACGATCTCTTATTTGCCGCCTTCCGATCACGATCCGAACGGCAACGACCGCATGCGCTCAGCCGGCATTCCCATGCCGGGTGTTGAAATGCGCATTCTCGACAAAAACGGCGCAGTGCTTGGTCCGGGCGAGATTGGCGAAGTATCGACGCGCTCTGCCGCCAACATGCGTGGCTATTGGCGTAACGCCGAGGCGACGGCTTCGTCCGTCGATGGCGACGGGTGGTTCCGCACGGGCGATGCAGGCTATCTCGACGCGGATGGCTATCTCTTCATCCAAGATCGCATCAAGGACATGATCGTCTCCGGCGCGGAGAATGTGTATCCGGCTGAAGTCGAGAACGCGATCCATGGCCATCCCGATGTGGCGGAGGTCGCGGTGATTGGCGTGCCGGATGAAAAATGGGGCGAGGCGGTGAAAGCGATCGTGGTGCCCAAGCCTGGCGCGGCGCGCGATCCCGAGAGCATCATCGCCCACGCGCGCGACCGCATCGCGCACTACAAGGCGCCGAAGAGCGTGGACTTCCGCGAAGCGCCGCTGCCGCGCAATCCGTCAGGCAAGATCCTGCGACGGGAATTGCGCGAACCGTATTGGGCCGGGCGCGAGCGACGCGTGAACTAG
- a CDS encoding flagellar basal-body rod protein FlgF has protein sequence MDVAANNLANVATTGFKADALVLELDDSTAAHADADPSDIRFVRDIGLMRDMRQGEIAMTGNAFDVAIEGQGFFSVQGPNGQPLYTRDGAFTMTGAGQLVTTDGRPVLNSGGSPIVFDPQGESPSIGRDGSISIAGAEVGRIGVTNFQNPSALQKVGDNLWDAQGQAQAPFEGVVAQGALEGSNVRPVIELTRLIEISRAYQSAAKIVSGADELRQRAVERLGRAA, from the coding sequence ATGGACGTCGCCGCCAACAATCTGGCGAACGTCGCGACCACCGGCTTCAAAGCCGACGCGTTGGTGCTTGAGCTGGACGATTCCACCGCCGCGCACGCCGACGCCGATCCGTCGGACATTCGTTTCGTTCGCGATATCGGCTTGATGCGCGACATGCGCCAGGGCGAGATCGCCATGACAGGCAACGCCTTCGACGTCGCCATCGAGGGCCAAGGCTTCTTCTCGGTGCAAGGCCCGAACGGTCAGCCGCTCTACACACGCGACGGCGCTTTCACGATGACGGGCGCTGGCCAATTGGTCACCACCGATGGCCGCCCCGTGCTGAACTCCGGCGGCAGCCCGATCGTGTTCGATCCGCAAGGCGAAAGCCCGTCGATCGGCCGTGACGGCTCGATCTCCATCGCCGGCGCCGAAGTCGGCCGCATCGGCGTCACCAACTTCCAAAATCCGAGCGCACTTCAAAAGGTTGGCGACAACCTCTGGGACGCGCAAGGCCAAGCTCAAGCGCCATTTGAAGGCGTCGTCGCGCAGGGCGCGCTCGAAGGGTCGAACGTGCGCCCGGTGATCGAACTCACCCGCCTCATTGAAATTTCGCGAGCGTATCAATCCGCAGCCAAAATCGTTTCCGGCGCCGACGAGCTTCGTCAGCGCGCCGTCGAACGCCTTGGCCGCGCGGCTTAA
- a CDS encoding PxORF73 peptide, producing MSKKRSPFAIAAAALIAAPTATSADPVVLTPPPQTQSDDAPRPTSAGAGDRAEVTIPPLAAPVTESGPAGPLPQTLSVAAAPPAPPPPPPPPPPPAAPPPPPPPPPPPPAPPPPPRMAPAPTATVTVGEQPEYTRLAFRFQGPTTVTPAMQGNRLELRFSRAADLDIAELRADVPRLVREVRRLSAPGQPVRVALVLDAGVRQRNFTDGDRVIIDLLPPEESATVTNANGAQAPAPARPPVTGTASVQLVEEASSTRVTVNWPAPARAAAFRRGESVWLLFDAAGQINLNGVARAGRRHQDVEVVRGEGVIGLRIPAPPDVMVTAEARDNAWVFTLGARAQAGEPAAVTREAGTDGRGRLAANFGREGVVRWIRDPEIGDRIAVALIGGPAKGVGVRRATMEAALLPAAHGAVIEPRADDLTISFENGRLAITRGQGLIASAPATAPAVASAQGNAAALEAALLHPDGDAPAAATVTPANLAEVRARIDDLTRRAAEEGTREGASVTARMALARYLLQNEFAPEALGALRVVAINQGELVELDPEFRMLRGAANVMMGRTAEALNDLNSSALRSDPSAALWRGYAASLKHEWEEARRELERGVGALEQHPPGWRARFQLARANAALELNDLAAAESAAAEAMGQATDQSQRLHARLVQARVVAARNDNERALSMFDELSRTRDEEVAVRASLEAVRVRRSTGVMRPIDAVEPLEALRFRWRGDDVELVTVGLLGETYSELGRWREALATMRTVAERYPNEPAARRLRADMSTLFERLFLDGEADQLEPIQALGLFYEFSDLTPVGPNGDRIVRLLSGRLVHVDLLEQAAQLLQHQVDERLEGLGRAQVAADLAAIYLMDNAPDRALVAINSTRQPNLPTSLLAERRILEARALLGLGRLDHAVELVERDRGEDAQRVRAEAAWRARDWERAAVELRSLTAMRSRGTPLDAGGRQAVLRTGIALTLAGNDDGVRALYREFAGDMANTDEADAFEVVASGVHAEGAAIRDVARVVARTDLLDRFMSRIRTRMTAEAAAADTAQGGPAGAPAAPAPAPTPATPAPSAAAPATPSRPTAQAGT from the coding sequence ATGAGCAAGAAGCGCTCCCCGTTTGCGATCGCGGCCGCGGCACTCATTGCCGCGCCGACGGCGACGTCGGCCGACCCAGTCGTGCTGACGCCGCCGCCGCAAACGCAGAGCGATGACGCGCCGCGACCGACAAGCGCCGGCGCTGGCGATCGCGCGGAAGTGACCATTCCCCCGCTTGCGGCGCCGGTGACCGAGAGCGGCCCCGCCGGCCCGTTGCCGCAGACATTGTCTGTCGCCGCCGCGCCGCCAGCGCCACCTCCGCCGCCACCGCCTCCGCCGCCTCCAGCGGCGCCGCCACCTCCACCTCCACCGCCGCCGCCGCCGCCCGCGCCACCTCCGCCGCCGCGCATGGCGCCGGCGCCCACGGCGACCGTGACGGTGGGCGAGCAGCCGGAATACACGCGCCTTGCGTTTCGCTTTCAAGGGCCGACGACGGTGACGCCGGCGATGCAGGGCAACCGCTTGGAATTGCGCTTTTCGCGCGCCGCCGATCTCGACATTGCCGAATTGCGCGCGGACGTTCCGCGTCTCGTGCGCGAGGTGCGTCGCCTAAGTGCGCCGGGCCAACCGGTGCGTGTCGCGCTTGTACTTGATGCGGGTGTGCGACAGCGCAATTTCACCGATGGCGACCGCGTCATCATCGATTTGCTGCCGCCTGAAGAGAGCGCGACTGTCACCAACGCCAATGGCGCTCAGGCGCCGGCGCCGGCGCGGCCGCCGGTGACGGGTACGGCCAGCGTGCAGCTTGTCGAGGAAGCGAGCAGCACGCGCGTTACAGTGAATTGGCCGGCGCCCGCACGCGCGGCGGCGTTCCGGCGCGGTGAATCGGTGTGGCTGCTGTTCGACGCGGCTGGGCAGATTAATCTGAATGGCGTCGCGCGTGCGGGCCGGCGTCACCAAGACGTCGAGGTCGTGCGCGGCGAAGGCGTCATCGGCTTACGCATCCCTGCGCCGCCGGACGTGATGGTGACAGCAGAAGCGCGCGACAATGCGTGGGTTTTCACGCTCGGCGCGCGTGCGCAAGCGGGCGAGCCGGCTGCGGTGACGCGCGAAGCGGGCACGGATGGACGTGGCCGCTTGGCCGCGAATTTCGGCCGAGAGGGCGTCGTGCGCTGGATTCGCGATCCTGAGATTGGCGATCGCATCGCGGTAGCGTTGATCGGCGGCCCCGCGAAAGGCGTCGGCGTTCGCCGAGCGACGATGGAAGCAGCATTGCTGCCTGCTGCGCACGGTGCGGTGATTGAGCCGCGCGCCGATGATTTGACGATCTCGTTCGAGAATGGGCGCCTCGCCATCACGCGCGGCCAAGGCCTGATCGCCAGCGCGCCGGCCACAGCGCCGGCAGTTGCTTCCGCGCAAGGCAACGCCGCGGCGCTTGAAGCGGCATTGCTGCACCCGGATGGCGACGCGCCAGCTGCCGCCACTGTGACGCCGGCAAATCTTGCCGAGGTGCGCGCGCGCATCGACGATCTGACACGCCGTGCGGCGGAAGAAGGCACGCGCGAAGGCGCATCCGTCACCGCGCGGATGGCTCTGGCGCGCTACCTTCTTCAAAACGAATTTGCGCCGGAAGCTTTGGGCGCGCTGCGCGTCGTCGCCATCAATCAGGGCGAGTTGGTGGAGCTCGATCCAGAATTTCGCATGTTGCGCGGCGCGGCCAATGTGATGATGGGGCGCACCGCAGAAGCGCTTAACGATCTCAATTCGTCGGCCTTGCGTTCGGACCCGTCGGCGGCCTTGTGGCGCGGCTATGCGGCGTCACTGAAGCATGAATGGGAAGAGGCCCGGCGCGAACTTGAGCGCGGCGTGGGCGCGCTGGAGCAGCATCCGCCCGGCTGGCGCGCGCGCTTCCAATTGGCTCGCGCCAATGCGGCGCTGGAGCTGAACGATCTCGCGGCGGCGGAATCCGCGGCGGCCGAGGCCATGGGGCAGGCGACGGATCAGTCGCAACGCCTGCACGCGCGCTTGGTTCAAGCGCGTGTGGTCGCGGCGCGCAACGACAATGAACGCGCGCTGTCGATGTTCGACGAGCTTTCACGAACGCGCGACGAGGAAGTCGCGGTGCGCGCGTCGCTTGAAGCGGTTCGTGTGCGCCGTTCGACCGGCGTGATGCGTCCGATCGATGCTGTCGAGCCGCTGGAAGCGCTGCGGTTCCGCTGGCGTGGCGATGACGTTGAACTCGTCACCGTTGGATTGCTTGGCGAGACCTATTCGGAGCTTGGCCGTTGGCGCGAAGCGTTGGCGACGATGCGCACGGTTGCCGAACGCTATCCAAACGAGCCGGCGGCGCGGCGTTTGCGTGCGGATATGTCGACATTGTTCGAACGCCTGTTCCTCGATGGCGAGGCCGACCAGCTTGAGCCGATTCAGGCGCTTGGTCTGTTCTATGAATTCTCCGATCTCACGCCGGTTGGCCCCAATGGGGATCGCATCGTGCGCCTGCTCTCTGGGCGCTTGGTGCATGTCGATCTGTTGGAGCAAGCAGCGCAGCTGCTGCAGCACCAGGTGGATGAGCGGCTCGAAGGCTTGGGCCGCGCGCAGGTGGCGGCTGATCTCGCGGCGATCTATTTGATGGACAACGCGCCTGACCGCGCGCTTGTCGCAATCAATTCAACCCGTCAGCCGAACTTGCCGACCTCGCTCTTGGCGGAGCGCCGCATTCTTGAAGCACGCGCGCTATTGGGCCTAGGGCGTCTCGATCACGCCGTTGAGCTGGTTGAGCGCGATCGCGGCGAAGATGCGCAACGTGTGCGGGCAGAAGCGGCGTGGCGGGCGCGCGATTGGGAGCGCGCGGCGGTGGAATTGCGCAGCCTAACGGCGATGCGCAGCCGCGGTACGCCGTTGGACGCAGGCGGGCGCCAAGCCGTGCTGCGAACCGGTATCGCTTTGACGTTGGCGGGCAATGACGACGGCGTGCGTGCGCTTTACCGCGAGTTCGCGGGCGACATGGCGAATACGGATGAAGCCGACGCGTTTGAGGTTGTAGCATCGGGCGTTCACGCCGAAGGCGCGGCGATCCGCGATGTCGCGCGCGTGGTGGCGCGAACCGATCTGCTCGATCGCTTCATGTCGCGCATCCGCACGCGCATGACGGCGGAAGCGGCGGCTGCGGACACTGCGCAGGGCGGACCAGCGGGCGCGCCCGCGGCGCCAGCTCCCGCGCCCACGCCTGCAACACCGGCGCCCAGTGCGGCGGCGCCTGCGACGCCGTCACGTCCAACCGCGCAAGCCGGAACGTGA
- a CDS encoding glycosyl transferase: MISVIIPTLNSAAHLSRAFAALAPAAMSAFVKEVIVADAGSTDATLVLAEDSGCEIVRAESGASQWIAGAAAARGRWLLLMRPETRLAPGWEEKAVTYARANHKRDRAASFASRPLAPFLRSRTARGVLIGRRFYDALGGVRDGERGEAGLMQRIGGRMTYL, from the coding sequence GTGATCTCCGTCATCATCCCGACATTGAACTCTGCGGCGCATTTGTCGCGCGCATTTGCGGCGTTGGCGCCGGCGGCGATGAGCGCGTTCGTGAAGGAAGTCATCGTCGCTGACGCGGGCTCGACAGACGCGACACTGGTGTTGGCTGAGGATTCCGGTTGCGAGATCGTGCGCGCGGAGTCCGGTGCATCGCAATGGATCGCGGGCGCGGCGGCGGCGCGCGGGCGCTGGCTGTTGCTGATGCGGCCGGAAACGCGATTGGCGCCAGGTTGGGAAGAGAAGGCCGTGACCTACGCGCGCGCAAATCACAAGCGCGATCGGGCTGCGTCGTTTGCGTCGCGGCCGCTGGCGCCGTTCCTACGTTCGCGCACCGCACGCGGCGTGCTGATTGGGCGGCGCTTCTACGATGCCCTTGGCGGGGTACGCGATGGAGAGCGCGGCGAAGCAGGTTTGATGCAGCGCATCGGCGGGCGCATGACCTACCTTTAA
- a CDS encoding flagellar basal-body rod protein FlgG, protein MRALSIAASGMQAQQLNVDVISHNIANMNTTAYKRQRAEFQDMLYQNMERPGSTSASSGAILPLGIQIGVGVRADAVGRINEQGGITATENPYDLAINGAGFLQITLPSGQTGYTRAGNFAVNAEGQLVTADGYAVEPSITVPQEATSVQITRDGIVEVMLADNTTPQQIGQIELAAFINPSGLEAIGDNLYLETPASGSPNVATPGSPGLGTLMQGYLEISNVNAVEEISSLIVAQRAYEMNARVITAADEMLQATTQLR, encoded by the coding sequence ATGCGCGCCTTGTCCATCGCCGCCAGCGGCATGCAGGCTCAACAGCTCAACGTCGATGTCATTTCGCACAACATCGCGAACATGAACACGACCGCGTACAAGCGCCAACGCGCCGAATTCCAGGACATGCTCTACCAGAACATGGAGCGCCCAGGCTCCACGTCCGCCTCCTCCGGCGCGATCCTGCCGCTCGGCATCCAAATCGGTGTCGGCGTGCGCGCCGACGCGGTAGGCCGCATCAATGAGCAAGGCGGCATCACCGCCACCGAAAACCCGTACGATTTGGCCATTAATGGCGCGGGTTTTCTGCAAATCACGCTGCCGTCCGGGCAGACCGGCTACACCCGCGCCGGCAACTTTGCCGTGAACGCCGAAGGCCAATTGGTCACCGCCGATGGCTATGCGGTCGAGCCCTCGATCACGGTGCCGCAAGAGGCGACTTCGGTTCAGATCACCCGCGACGGCATCGTCGAAGTCATGCTCGCCGACAACACCACGCCGCAGCAGATCGGCCAGATCGAACTTGCCGCCTTCATCAATCCGTCGGGCCTCGAAGCGATCGGCGATAATCTCTACCTCGAAACACCTGCCTCGGGCTCGCCGAACGTCGCCACACCGGGCTCGCCCGGCCTTGGCACGCTGATGCAGGGGTACCTCGAAATCAGCAACGTTAACGCGGTGGAAGAGATTTCGTCTCTAATCGTCGCTCAACGCGCTTATGAAATGAACGCGCGCGTCATCACAGCCGCAGATGAAATGCTGCAGGCGACGACGCAATTGCGCTGA
- a CDS encoding C4-type zinc finger protein, DksA/TraR family gives MAVKTTEYRPSDKEPFMNERQRDYFRKKLLAWKDEIIEESRATIAALQQDTVAEPDIADRASSETDRATELRTRDRQRKLISKIDDAIRRIDDGSYGYCEETGEPIALSRLEARPIATLSLEAQERHERRERVHRDD, from the coding sequence ATGGCCGTGAAGACGACCGAATATCGCCCGAGCGACAAAGAGCCGTTCATGAACGAGCGGCAGCGGGACTATTTCCGCAAGAAGCTGCTGGCCTGGAAAGACGAAATCATCGAGGAGAGCCGCGCCACCATCGCCGCCCTCCAACAAGATACCGTCGCCGAACCGGACATCGCCGACCGCGCGTCGAGCGAGACCGATCGCGCCACCGAGCTGCGCACGCGGGATCGCCAGCGCAAATTGATCTCGAAGATCGACGACGCCATCCGTCGCATCGACGACGGCTCCTACGGCTATTGCGAAGAAACCGGCGAGCCCATCGCGCTCTCGCGTTTGGAAGCGCGGCCGATCGCGACCTTGTCGTTGGAAGCCCAAGAGCGCCACGAGCGCCGCGAGCGCGTACACCGCGACGATTGA
- a CDS encoding inner membrane protein translates to MLLHDAGLAWLHFLFAFVLVGAVVTELFILRLPVNAQTARLLVRVDAFYGGSSVLLILAGISRVVWGAKGWGYYQAEPFFWAKMATFAIIGLISIAPTRTFLRWLKAANADAHFIAPEAEVKSARRIVMFEVHGVALLLLFASLMARGIGLG, encoded by the coding sequence ATGCTGCTTCATGACGCTGGCCTCGCTTGGCTCCATTTTCTGTTTGCGTTTGTGCTGGTTGGCGCGGTTGTCACCGAGCTGTTCATTCTGCGTTTGCCGGTGAACGCGCAAACAGCGCGGCTCTTGGTGCGCGTCGACGCGTTTTATGGCGGCTCTTCGGTTCTGCTTATTCTGGCCGGCATCTCGCGTGTGGTGTGGGGCGCGAAAGGGTGGGGCTATTATCAGGCCGAGCCGTTTTTCTGGGCGAAGATGGCGACCTTTGCGATCATCGGCCTAATCTCCATCGCGCCGACGCGCACCTTCCTTCGCTGGCTCAAAGCCGCCAATGCCGATGCGCATTTCATCGCGCCGGAGGCGGAAGTGAAAAGCGCGCGCCGCATCGTCATGTTTGAAGTGCACGGTGTTGCGCTGTTGCTATTGTTCGCGTCCTTGATGGCGCGCGGTATCGGACTTGGTTGA
- a CDS encoding flagellar L-ring protein FlgH — protein MSFDLHMRRIALIALAASAAGCASSDYGAMAHGLAQDAIAAPGVAYDAARRAAAPPQFAPVGSPAHLTGGEQQTMPQPAPAAYAERRPNSLWQAGSRSFFNDQRASRIGDILTVQIEISDKAELSNSSNRSRSASTSAGVSNFFGLEGGLGRIFGAEFDPENLIGAEAESDHNGQGAINREEKIELTVAAVIVDRLSNGNLVIAGRQEVRINAELRELTVSGIIRPEDIDANNTIDQTQIAEARIAYGGRGQISAVQRPNLGQRLGDAITPW, from the coding sequence ATGAGCTTTGATCTGCACATGCGCCGCATCGCCCTGATCGCCCTTGCCGCGAGCGCCGCTGGATGCGCCAGCAGCGATTACGGCGCGATGGCGCACGGTCTGGCGCAGGACGCCATCGCCGCGCCTGGCGTCGCGTATGACGCTGCGCGCAGAGCAGCGGCCCCGCCTCAATTCGCGCCAGTCGGTTCGCCCGCCCACCTTACGGGCGGCGAACAACAAACCATGCCGCAGCCCGCGCCCGCCGCTTACGCCGAGCGCCGGCCAAACTCGCTCTGGCAAGCCGGCTCGCGTTCATTCTTCAACGACCAACGCGCCTCACGCATCGGCGACATTCTCACCGTGCAGATCGAGATTTCCGACAAAGCGGAACTCTCCAACTCCTCGAACCGTTCGCGATCCGCGTCGACATCGGCGGGCGTCAGCAATTTCTTCGGCCTGGAAGGCGGCCTTGGCCGCATCTTCGGCGCCGAATTCGATCCCGAGAACCTCATCGGCGCGGAAGCGGAATCCGATCACAACGGCCAAGGCGCCATCAACCGCGAGGAAAAGATCGAACTGACGGTCGCCGCCGTGATCGTCGATCGGCTGTCGAACGGCAATCTCGTGATCGCCGGCCGCCAAGAGGTGCGCATCAACGCCGAACTGCGCGAACTCACCGTCTCCGGCATCATCCGCCCGGAAGACATCGACGCCAACAACACGATCGATCAAACCCAAATCGCCGAAGCCCGCATCGCCTATGGCGGACGCGGCCAGATCAGCGCCGTGCAGCGCCCGAACCTCGGCCAACGCCTCGGCGACGCGATCACGCCCTGGTAA
- a CDS encoding flagellar motor switch protein FliM: protein MADAAEAAPQEEWSAGEGADAGAERILNQDEIDSLLGFGMGEEDAGGRTGVRAIINSALVSYERLPMLEIVFDRLVRLMTTSLRNFTSDNVEVSLDQITSIRFGDYLNSIPLPAIIAVFRAEQLDNFGLATVDSSLIYSVVDVLLGGRRGAVSTRVEGRPYTTIERMLVTRMIEVVLADARQAFAPLTEVDFSLDRIETNPRFAAIARPPNAAIVVKLRIDMEDRGGKLELLLPYATLEPIRKMLLQQFMGEKFGRDNIWEGHLAGELWNTKLEVRAVLDEIKAPLGRMLDLKVGDTLMLDAVVDGPVILKSGALELSEGRVGRIGHALAVRVERPIAVAHQHAIMKTGGGT from the coding sequence ATGGCTGACGCCGCCGAAGCCGCACCGCAGGAAGAATGGAGCGCAGGCGAAGGCGCCGACGCCGGTGCTGAGCGCATCCTCAATCAAGACGAGATCGATAGCCTGCTCGGCTTCGGCATGGGCGAGGAGGATGCGGGCGGGCGCACGGGCGTGCGCGCGATCATCAATTCGGCGCTGGTGTCCTACGAGCGTCTGCCGATGCTCGAGATCGTGTTCGACCGCCTCGTGCGTTTGATGACGACGAGCTTGCGTAACTTTACGTCGGACAATGTCGAAGTCAGCCTCGATCAGATCACCTCAATCCGCTTCGGCGATTATTTGAACTCGATCCCGCTGCCGGCGATCATCGCCGTGTTCCGCGCCGAACAGCTCGACAATTTCGGTCTGGCGACGGTGGATTCGAGTTTGATCTATTCCGTTGTGGACGTGCTGCTCGGCGGTCGGCGCGGGGCGGTGTCCACGCGGGTTGAAGGCCGGCCCTACACCACGATCGAACGCATGCTGGTCACGCGCATGATCGAAGTTGTGCTTGCGGACGCACGCCAAGCGTTTGCGCCGCTGACGGAAGTGGATTTCTCGCTCGACCGCATCGAGACGAACCCGCGCTTCGCCGCCATCGCGCGGCCGCCAAACGCGGCCATCGTCGTGAAGCTGCGTATCGACATGGAAGATCGCGGCGGCAAGCTGGAATTGCTGCTGCCATACGCGACGCTTGAGCCCATTCGGAAGATGCTGCTGCAGCAATTCATGGGTGAGAAGTTTGGCCGCGACAATATTTGGGAAGGCCACCTCGCGGGCGAACTCTGGAATACCAAGCTCGAAGTGCGCGCGGTGCTCGATGAGATCAAAGCGCCACTGGGGCGCATGCTTGATCTCAAGGTCGGCGATACGCTGATGCTCGACGCGGTCGTCGACGGGCCGGTGATCCTGAAGAGCGGTGCGCTTGAACTGTCGGAAGGGCGCGTCGGCCGCATTGGCCATGCGCTTGCGGTACGCGTCGAGCGGCCGATCGCCGTCGCCCATCAACACGCCATCATGAAAACAGGAGGCGGCACATGA